From the Microbacterium sp. W4I4 genome, one window contains:
- a CDS encoding ECF transporter S component, producing MSTSASTSASVTEAGTARTTRNLRWRVVDIVVAAVLGVAIGLLFWAWNVVGGAWFGAADALTPGLGGIAVGIWLIGGVIGGLVIRKPGAALVVEVVAAIVSMLIGNVWGVSTVLSGLVQGLGAELIFALFFYRRFGVVAAALAGIGAAVAAWVFEMFYGSSPNFLKSVEFNAIYLGTLVVSGAVLAGVVGWMLVRALAATGALSRFAAGRESRQEV from the coding sequence ATGAGTACGTCTGCAAGCACGTCCGCATCCGTCACCGAGGCCGGTACCGCCCGCACGACTCGCAACCTGCGCTGGCGGGTCGTGGACATCGTCGTGGCCGCCGTTCTCGGCGTGGCGATCGGCCTGCTGTTCTGGGCCTGGAACGTCGTCGGCGGCGCCTGGTTCGGCGCTGCCGATGCGCTGACACCCGGGCTCGGCGGCATCGCCGTGGGCATCTGGCTGATCGGCGGCGTGATCGGCGGTCTCGTGATCCGCAAGCCAGGCGCGGCGCTGGTGGTCGAGGTGGTCGCGGCGATCGTCTCGATGCTCATCGGCAACGTCTGGGGCGTCTCGACGGTGCTGTCCGGCCTCGTGCAGGGGTTGGGTGCCGAGCTGATCTTCGCGCTGTTCTTCTACCGCCGCTTCGGTGTCGTCGCCGCTGCGCTGGCGGGTATCGGCGCGGCCGTGGCCGCCTGGGTCTTCGAGATGTTCTACGGCTCGTCGCCGAACTTCCTGAAGAGCGTCGAGTTCAACGCGATCTACCTCGGCACGCTGGTCGTCTCGGGTGCGGTGCTCGCCGGCGTCGTCGGCTGGATGCTCGTGCGCGCGCTGGCCGCCACGGGTGCGCTGAGCCGCTTCGCCGCCGGGCGGGAATCGCGCCAGGAGGTCTGA
- a CDS encoding ABC transporter ATP-binding protein: MTAPARVSANGWGWRYAGRRLPAVSDVSFTIEPGERVLLLGASGAGKSTLLAGLAGVLGDAEEGERTGSLLIDGVAPEAGRGAASDPAGSRRGVTGLVLQDPDAGVVLSKVGDDVAFGCENLGVPAEQIPARVAEALDAVGLDVPLDRATKALSGGQKQRLALAGVLAMRPGLLLLDEPTANLDPAGVREVHDSVARVLDDTGATLIVVEHRTEVWADLLTRVIVLDADGGLLADGAPDEVFGRYGDVLADAGVWVPHHGFRLPVLDRVDEVTDAVLVTDALTVSRDGRRPARSGLDLQLPRGAATVITGPNGVGKSTLALTLAGLLPERDGTVIAASDLAGRSGRRPWKWSSRELLTRIGTVFQEPEHQFLARTLREELAVGPRALGRTDAQVDAIVDDLLDRLQLAPLALANPFTLSGGQKRRLSVATVLASAPQVMVLDEPTFGQDRRGWIGLVELLQEEIAAGRSVIAVSHDEAVAQHLGGLHVELVGS; this comes from the coding sequence ATGACCGCTCCTGCTCGCGTCAGCGCGAACGGGTGGGGCTGGCGCTACGCGGGCAGGCGCCTGCCCGCGGTCAGCGACGTGTCGTTCACGATCGAGCCCGGTGAGCGGGTGCTGCTGCTGGGAGCATCCGGTGCCGGCAAGTCGACCCTGCTCGCCGGCCTCGCCGGAGTCCTCGGCGACGCCGAGGAGGGCGAGCGCACCGGGTCCCTCCTGATCGACGGGGTGGCGCCCGAAGCCGGCCGCGGGGCGGCGAGCGACCCGGCAGGGTCCCGCCGCGGGGTGACCGGACTGGTGCTGCAGGATCCGGATGCCGGGGTCGTGCTGTCGAAGGTCGGCGACGACGTGGCGTTCGGATGCGAGAACCTCGGCGTGCCCGCCGAGCAGATCCCGGCACGCGTCGCCGAGGCGCTGGACGCGGTGGGGTTGGACGTGCCACTCGACCGCGCCACCAAGGCCCTCTCCGGCGGGCAGAAGCAGCGCCTCGCGCTGGCCGGCGTGCTGGCCATGCGACCCGGGCTGCTGCTGCTGGACGAGCCGACCGCGAACCTCGACCCCGCGGGCGTGCGCGAGGTGCACGACAGCGTGGCGCGGGTGCTGGACGACACCGGTGCGACGCTCATCGTCGTCGAGCATCGCACCGAGGTCTGGGCGGATCTGCTCACCCGCGTGATCGTGCTCGACGCAGACGGCGGGCTGCTCGCCGACGGGGCGCCCGACGAGGTGTTCGGTCGCTACGGCGACGTGCTGGCCGATGCCGGGGTGTGGGTGCCGCACCACGGCTTCCGTCTGCCCGTTCTCGACCGTGTCGACGAGGTGACGGATGCCGTGCTCGTCACGGACGCGCTCACGGTGTCGCGCGACGGGCGCAGGCCGGCTCGCTCGGGTCTCGATCTGCAGCTGCCGCGCGGTGCGGCGACAGTGATCACGGGACCGAACGGCGTAGGCAAGTCGACGCTCGCGCTCACGCTGGCGGGACTGCTGCCCGAGCGGGACGGCACGGTCATCGCGGCCTCCGATCTGGCGGGGCGCTCCGGACGCCGGCCCTGGAAGTGGTCGTCGCGCGAGCTGCTCACCCGTATCGGCACGGTCTTCCAGGAGCCGGAGCATCAGTTCCTGGCGCGTACGCTGCGCGAGGAGCTCGCGGTGGGCCCGCGCGCGCTGGGCAGGACGGATGCCCAGGTCGACGCGATCGTCGACGACCTGCTGGACCGTCTGCAGCTCGCCCCGCTCGCCCTCGCGAACCCGTTCACGCTCAGCGGCGGGCAGAAGCGGCGGCTCTCGGTCGCCACCGTGCTCGCTTCCGCGCCGCAGGTGATGGTGCTGGACGAGCCGACCTTCGGGCAGGACCGGCGCGGCTGGATCGGGCTGGTGGAACTGCTTCAGGAGGAGATCGCCGCAGGGCGGTCGGTGATCGCGGTCAGTCACGACGAGGCGGTGGCGCAGCACCTGGGTGGTCTGCACGTCGAGCTGGTGGGCTCGTGA
- a CDS encoding energy-coupling factor transporter transmembrane protein EcfT, with amino-acid sequence MKAAWLDGVNPVTKIVLALLLSVPLFASIDPVSALVAIVLQLLCLPLTGLPVLTVLRRMLPIALFSPIAGLSMLLYADPEGTVFWRFGFAVISEGSIELALAVTLRVIALGLPTILLFGRTDPTELGDALAQVAHLPSRFVLGVLAGTRMLGLFLDDWRTMSLARRARGVGDRGAVRRFFSMAFVLLVFAVRRGTKLAMAMEARGFGSDIPRTWARESRLHPRDAVALLGGAAIMAIAIAAAVASGVFRFVWS; translated from the coding sequence GTGAAGGCGGCCTGGCTGGACGGCGTGAACCCCGTCACGAAGATCGTGCTGGCGCTGCTGCTCTCGGTGCCGCTGTTCGCGTCGATCGACCCGGTCAGCGCGCTGGTGGCGATCGTGCTGCAGCTGCTCTGTCTGCCGCTGACCGGACTCCCGGTGCTGACGGTGCTGCGGCGGATGCTGCCGATCGCCCTGTTCTCGCCCATCGCCGGTCTGAGCATGCTGCTCTACGCCGACCCGGAGGGGACGGTCTTCTGGCGGTTCGGCTTCGCGGTGATCAGCGAGGGGTCGATCGAGCTCGCGCTGGCCGTGACGCTGCGTGTGATCGCCCTGGGTCTTCCGACGATCCTGCTGTTCGGACGCACCGACCCCACCGAGCTCGGAGACGCCCTTGCGCAGGTGGCGCACCTGCCCAGCCGGTTCGTGCTGGGCGTGCTGGCAGGGACGCGGATGCTGGGCCTCTTCCTCGACGACTGGCGCACCATGTCGCTGGCGCGCCGCGCCCGCGGTGTAGGCGACCGCGGCGCGGTGAGACGATTCTTCTCGATGGCGTTCGTGCTGCTCGTGTTCGCCGTGCGGCGCGGCACCAAGCTGGCGATGGCCATGGAGGCGCGCGGTTTCGGCTCCGACATTCCGCGCACCTGGGCGCGTGAGTCCCGCCTGCATCCGCGAGACGCGGTCGCTCTTCTGGGCGGTGCGGCGATCATGGCCATCGCGATCGCCGCCGCTGTGGCATCCGGTGTCTTCCGGTTCGTCTGGAGCTGA
- a CDS encoding aminoglycoside 3'-phosphotransferase, producing the protein MSIPTSPAEVPARVRELAGAARLEPVWANDYGGLTFRATPTTGDSFHIKWGPRQDESNMLDEAERMRWAGRWIRVPEVLDQGQDAGHEWLVTATIDGESAVHRHWRERPEVAVRAVGEGLRALHDALPVDDCQWDWGVDARIANAARRGIRLPEGFRDAPPIDRLVVCHADACCPNTLVDDDGRWLAHVDLGLLGVGDRWADIAVASMSTEWNYGPGWEDALIGAYGLEPDRERLAYYRDLWNAT; encoded by the coding sequence ATATCCATCCCGACGTCTCCCGCGGAAGTTCCTGCGCGCGTGCGCGAGCTCGCCGGCGCCGCCCGGCTCGAGCCGGTCTGGGCGAACGACTACGGCGGCCTGACGTTCCGCGCGACGCCCACCACAGGGGATTCGTTCCACATCAAGTGGGGACCACGCCAAGACGAGTCGAACATGCTCGATGAGGCGGAGCGGATGCGATGGGCGGGCCGGTGGATCCGGGTGCCCGAGGTTCTCGATCAGGGACAGGATGCCGGGCACGAGTGGCTCGTCACCGCCACGATCGACGGTGAGAGCGCGGTGCATCGGCACTGGCGGGAGCGACCGGAGGTCGCGGTGCGTGCGGTCGGAGAAGGGCTCCGCGCGCTGCATGACGCGCTGCCGGTCGACGACTGCCAGTGGGACTGGGGCGTGGATGCCAGGATCGCGAACGCGGCACGCCGCGGCATCCGACTGCCGGAGGGGTTCCGGGACGCACCGCCGATCGACCGACTCGTGGTCTGCCACGCGGATGCCTGCTGCCCGAACACCCTTGTCGACGACGACGGCCGCTGGCTCGCGCATGTCGACCTCGGCCTGCTGGGCGTCGGCGACCGCTGGGCCGACATCGCCGTGGCATCCATGAGCACCGAGTGGAACTACGGCCCCGGGTGGGAGGACGCGCTCATCGGGGCCTACGGACTCGAACCCGACCGCGAGCGGCTGGCGTACTACCGGGATCTCTGGAACGCGACCTGA
- a CDS encoding NAD-dependent epimerase/dehydratase family protein gives MAVKVLFIGGTGIISSAASALAAERGMEVTLLNRGRSRRAAADGIEVLTADFSDDAAVDAALAGREFDVVVDMIAFTPDQVQRDIDRFEGRTGQYVFISSASAYQKPVARLPITESTPLRNPFWQYSRDKIAGEELLATAYRERGFPVTIVRPSHTYDKWTIPAFGGWTAIDRIRRGEEIVVHGDGTSLWTLTHAADLAVGFVGLLGNPLAYGDTFQITSDFVYTWNEIYSILGRAAGAEPKLRHATTDAIERALPDRAGQLAGDMAHSVVFDNTKIRRLVPDFNPVIAFHHAAAEIIEWHDAHPELQRVDPVLAAAWDGLLN, from the coding sequence ATGGCTGTGAAGGTGCTGTTCATCGGTGGGACCGGGATCATCTCATCGGCAGCGAGTGCGCTCGCCGCCGAACGCGGCATGGAGGTGACGCTCTTGAATCGTGGGCGCTCCCGCCGCGCGGCTGCAGACGGCATCGAGGTGCTGACGGCGGACTTCTCGGATGATGCTGCCGTCGATGCGGCGCTCGCCGGTCGGGAGTTCGACGTGGTCGTGGACATGATCGCCTTCACCCCCGACCAGGTGCAGCGCGACATCGATCGCTTCGAGGGCCGCACCGGCCAATACGTCTTCATCAGCTCGGCATCCGCCTACCAGAAGCCGGTCGCGCGCCTGCCGATCACCGAATCGACTCCGCTGCGCAATCCTTTCTGGCAGTACTCCCGCGACAAGATCGCCGGCGAGGAGCTGCTCGCCACGGCCTACCGCGAGCGGGGCTTCCCCGTGACGATCGTGCGCCCCTCGCACACCTACGACAAGTGGACGATCCCCGCATTCGGCGGCTGGACGGCGATCGACCGCATCCGTCGCGGCGAGGAGATCGTCGTGCACGGCGACGGCACCTCGCTGTGGACCCTCACCCACGCCGCCGACCTCGCAGTCGGATTCGTGGGGCTCCTCGGCAACCCGCTCGCCTACGGCGACACCTTCCAGATCACCAGTGACTTCGTCTACACCTGGAACGAGATCTACTCGATCCTCGGACGTGCCGCCGGCGCCGAGCCGAAGCTCCGGCACGCCACCACCGACGCGATCGAGCGGGCGCTGCCGGACCGCGCCGGCCAGCTCGCCGGTGACATGGCGCACTCGGTGGTCTTCGACAACACCAAGATCCGGCGCCTGGTGCCGGACTTCAACCCCGTCATCGCCTTCCATCACGCTGCCGCCGAGATCATCGAGTGGCACGACGCGCACCCCGAGCTGCAGCGGGTGGATCCGGTACTGGCTGCGGCCTGGGACGGACTCCTCAATTAG
- a CDS encoding DUF488 domain-containing protein: MELRRKRAYDNASADDGFRVLIDRLWPRGVSKEQAAIDLWAKDVAPSTELRRVWHAAPDADFEVNAERYRAQLEKESAKALQELVEELQGRPVVTLVYALHDTEHNHAVVLEGVLRRLLE; encoded by the coding sequence ATGGAACTGCGTCGGAAACGAGCCTACGACAACGCCTCAGCCGATGACGGGTTCCGTGTCCTGATCGACCGGCTCTGGCCGCGCGGCGTCTCCAAGGAGCAGGCGGCCATCGACCTGTGGGCCAAGGATGTCGCTCCGAGCACCGAGCTGCGTCGCGTCTGGCACGCAGCTCCGGATGCCGATTTCGAGGTCAATGCCGAACGCTACCGCGCGCAGCTGGAGAAGGAGAGCGCCAAGGCGCTGCAGGAGCTGGTCGAGGAGCTGCAGGGGCGCCCGGTCGTGACCCTCGTGTACGCCCTGCACGACACCGAGCACAACCATGCCGTGGTGCTCGAGGGCGTGCTGAGGCGGCTGCTGGAGTAG
- a CDS encoding SDR family NAD(P)-dependent oxidoreductase, with the protein MQITGQGALITGGASGLGLATARRLAAAGAQVTIVDLPNSAGSEIAAELGGVFAPADVTSAEQVAAAVASAQAIAPLRVVVNCAGIAPPAKVLDRDGNPADLDAFERVIRINLVGTFNVISQASAVIAQNEPTDGGDRGVIVSTASVAAFDGQIGQPAYSASKGGVHAMTLPIARELARHGIRVCTIAPGIMETPMLAGLPQAAQDSLGQQVPYPSRLGRPDEYAALVEHIVANDYLNGETIRLDGAIRMAPK; encoded by the coding sequence ATGCAGATCACGGGACAGGGCGCGCTCATCACGGGCGGCGCCAGCGGACTCGGGCTCGCGACCGCTCGCCGACTCGCCGCCGCGGGCGCGCAGGTCACCATCGTCGACCTGCCGAACTCCGCAGGCTCCGAGATCGCAGCCGAGCTGGGTGGCGTCTTCGCCCCCGCGGACGTGACCAGCGCCGAGCAGGTTGCGGCGGCCGTGGCATCCGCTCAGGCGATCGCGCCGCTGCGCGTGGTCGTGAACTGCGCCGGCATCGCCCCGCCCGCCAAGGTGCTGGACCGCGACGGCAACCCCGCCGACCTCGACGCGTTCGAGCGGGTCATCCGCATCAACCTCGTCGGCACGTTCAACGTGATCTCGCAGGCCTCCGCGGTCATCGCGCAGAACGAGCCGACCGACGGAGGCGACCGCGGCGTGATCGTCAGCACCGCCAGCGTCGCGGCGTTCGACGGTCAGATCGGCCAGCCCGCCTACTCGGCGTCCAAGGGCGGCGTGCATGCGATGACCCTGCCGATCGCGCGGGAGCTTGCGCGTCACGGCATCCGGGTGTGCACCATCGCCCCCGGCATCATGGAGACCCCGATGCTCGCCGGCCTCCCGCAGGCCGCGCAGGACTCCCTCGGGCAGCAGGTCCCGTACCCCTCGCGCCTGGGCCGCCCCGACGAATATGCCGCCCTCGTCGAGCACATCGTCGCCAACGACTACCTCAACGGCGAGACCATCCGCCTCGACGGCGCCATCCGCATGGCACCGAAGTGA
- a CDS encoding NAD(P)-dependent oxidoreductase, with protein MSLAGKTILMSGGSRGIGLAIALRAAADGANIAMLAKTDTPHPKLEGTVHSAADAIRAAGGQALPIVGDVRDDDDITGAVLKAQGEFGGVDIVINNASVIDLSRSADLAAKKYDLMQDVNVRGTFMLSRAAVPLLMEAENPHILSLSPPLNITPKWLGAHTGYTLAKYGMTMATLGLAAEFADAGIAANTLWPRTTIATAAVQNLLGGDRVMAASRTADIYADAAYAVLTKTARGYTGQSLIVEDVLEADGVTDFSKYAAVPGTPDDRMFPDIFLD; from the coding sequence ATGTCACTCGCCGGAAAGACCATCCTGATGTCGGGCGGCAGCCGCGGCATCGGCCTCGCCATCGCTCTGCGCGCCGCCGCCGACGGGGCGAACATCGCGATGCTCGCCAAGACCGACACCCCGCATCCCAAGCTCGAGGGCACCGTGCACTCCGCCGCCGATGCGATCCGCGCGGCCGGCGGCCAGGCGCTGCCGATCGTCGGCGACGTGCGCGACGACGACGACATCACGGGTGCCGTGCTCAAGGCGCAGGGGGAGTTCGGCGGCGTCGACATCGTCATCAACAACGCCAGCGTCATCGACCTGTCGCGCTCGGCCGACCTCGCCGCGAAGAAGTACGACCTCATGCAGGACGTCAACGTGCGCGGCACCTTCATGCTGTCCCGCGCGGCCGTGCCACTTCTGATGGAGGCGGAGAACCCGCACATCCTCTCGCTCTCGCCGCCGCTGAACATCACGCCGAAGTGGCTGGGCGCGCACACCGGGTACACGCTCGCGAAGTACGGCATGACGATGGCGACCCTGGGCCTGGCAGCCGAGTTCGCGGATGCCGGGATCGCCGCGAACACGCTGTGGCCGCGCACCACGATCGCCACCGCCGCCGTGCAGAACCTGCTCGGCGGGGACCGCGTGATGGCAGCCAGCCGCACCGCCGACATCTACGCGGATGCCGCCTACGCGGTGCTCACCAAGACCGCCCGGGGATACACCGGTCAGTCGCTGATCGTGGAGGACGTGCTGGAGGCCGACGGCGTCACCGACTTCTCGAAGTACGCGGCTGTCCCCGGCACTCCGGACGACAGGATGTTCCCGGACATCTTCCTGGACTGA
- a CDS encoding sulfite exporter TauE/SafE family protein, with the protein MIDLAPWAWALLALAALVAGLGKTAIPGSATLSVVMMAAVLPARPSTAATLLLFMVGDVFALIVYRRHAHWPTLLRLAPAVVAGLVAGFLFLAWSDDAIVRRTIAIILLAMIAITLWRRWRSPGAASGPIVAGSYGALAGFTTMVANSGGPVMSMYFLATRTPVKVFLGTSAWFFAIVNLVKVPFLAGLGLFTPSVLLMDLVLAPLVVIGALIGIRLAKRMPQQLFDRLVIVLTVLGAVYLLF; encoded by the coding sequence GTGATCGACCTCGCACCGTGGGCGTGGGCGCTGCTCGCCCTCGCCGCGCTGGTCGCCGGGCTGGGCAAGACCGCGATCCCAGGCAGCGCCACCCTCTCGGTGGTGATGATGGCGGCCGTCCTGCCCGCGCGCCCGTCGACCGCGGCGACGCTGCTGCTCTTCATGGTCGGCGACGTGTTCGCGCTCATCGTGTACCGGCGGCACGCGCACTGGCCCACGCTGCTGCGACTCGCCCCGGCCGTGGTCGCGGGGCTCGTCGCCGGATTCCTGTTCCTCGCCTGGAGCGACGATGCGATCGTGCGCCGGACGATCGCCATCATCCTGCTGGCGATGATCGCGATCACACTGTGGCGACGGTGGCGTTCACCCGGCGCGGCATCCGGCCCGATCGTCGCCGGGAGCTATGGCGCTCTCGCGGGCTTCACGACCATGGTCGCCAACTCCGGCGGGCCGGTCATGTCGATGTACTTCCTCGCGACGCGCACGCCCGTCAAGGTCTTCCTGGGCACCTCTGCCTGGTTCTTCGCGATCGTGAACCTCGTGAAGGTGCCCTTCCTCGCCGGCCTCGGACTGTTCACCCCGTCCGTGCTGCTGATGGACCTGGTGCTCGCCCCGCTGGTCGTGATCGGCGCACTGATCGGCATCCGCCTGGCCAAGCGGATGCCGCAGCAGCTCTTCGACCGTCTCGTGATCGTGCTGACGGTGCTCGGCGCTGTGTACCTGCTGTTCTGA
- a CDS encoding bifunctional 4-hydroxy-2-oxoglutarate aldolase/2-dehydro-3-deoxy-phosphogluconate aldolase has protein sequence MTDRLAPVRSAGVLAVLRAPSPESALDAADAIIRGGIPGIEVTYSTPDAPAVIRELIARHGERAYIGAGTVTTPEQAAAAADAGAEFLVSPGTVPDLTRAMLDTDRVVMTGALTPTEVMVALDLGVDVVKIFPASLGGPSYLGALRGPFPDAPLMPTGGVKPDNLADWFTAGAVAVGAGGDLANSASVAASDWADLEARAARFASALAAARG, from the coding sequence ATGACCGACCGCCTCGCCCCCGTCCGTTCTGCCGGCGTCCTCGCCGTTCTGCGCGCCCCGTCTCCCGAGTCCGCGCTGGACGCCGCCGATGCGATCATCCGCGGCGGCATCCCCGGCATCGAGGTCACCTACTCGACTCCCGATGCGCCCGCGGTGATCCGCGAGCTGATCGCCCGCCACGGCGAGCGCGCGTACATCGGCGCCGGCACGGTCACCACGCCCGAGCAGGCGGCTGCCGCTGCGGACGCGGGTGCCGAGTTCCTCGTGAGCCCCGGTACGGTTCCCGATCTCACGCGGGCCATGCTTGACACCGACCGGGTCGTCATGACCGGCGCGCTCACTCCGACCGAGGTCATGGTCGCTCTCGACTTGGGCGTCGATGTCGTGAAGATCTTTCCCGCATCCCTCGGCGGCCCTTCCTACCTGGGCGCACTGCGCGGACCCTTCCCGGATGCTCCGCTCATGCCCACCGGCGGCGTCAAGCCCGACAACCTGGCCGACTGGTTCACCGCCGGCGCGGTGGCGGTCGGCGCAGGCGGCGACCTGGCGAACTCGGCATCCGTCGCGGCATCCGACTGGGCCGACCTCGAGGCCCGCGCGGCGCGCTTCGCGTCCGCACTGGCGGCTGCCCGCGGGTGA
- a CDS encoding Gfo/Idh/MocA family protein, with translation MGEPHGIGIVGLGVISAQYLETLGAHPGVRIAATADLDTARAAAVAERFDGCRTLTVDELVADPSVQTVLNLTIPAAHAEVALAALRHGKNVFGEKPLAPTMPAASEIIAAATPSAWVGCAPDTVLGTGIQTARAAVDAGEIGRPVSAVATWVSAGHEAWHPNPDFYYREGGGPLLDMGPYYLTSLFHLLGPVKRVSGASSRPKSLRRIATGPRAGEDIPVEVDTHVTGVLEHVDGAISTVTFSFDAAATQAAPIEVHGETGTLSLPDPNHFDGEVRLRRPREDAWSTLPASAGYENGSRGIGLLDFVAGGARSDGSIALHVLEIMTALLESARTGERIELTTTAERPPLVPLTTREQWGRT, from the coding sequence GTGGGCGAGCCGCACGGTATCGGAATAGTCGGACTCGGAGTCATCTCCGCGCAGTACCTGGAGACGCTCGGCGCCCACCCCGGGGTGCGGATAGCCGCGACGGCCGACCTCGACACGGCGCGGGCCGCAGCGGTGGCCGAACGGTTCGACGGATGCCGTACATTGACCGTCGACGAGCTGGTCGCCGACCCGAGCGTGCAGACGGTCCTGAATCTCACCATCCCCGCCGCGCACGCCGAGGTCGCGCTGGCCGCGCTCCGCCATGGCAAGAACGTGTTCGGCGAGAAGCCGCTCGCCCCGACGATGCCCGCCGCGAGCGAGATCATCGCCGCCGCCACTCCATCGGCGTGGGTGGGCTGTGCGCCGGACACCGTCCTCGGCACCGGCATCCAGACCGCCCGGGCGGCCGTGGATGCGGGTGAGATCGGACGCCCGGTCTCCGCGGTCGCCACCTGGGTATCGGCCGGCCATGAGGCCTGGCATCCGAACCCCGACTTCTACTACCGCGAGGGCGGCGGGCCGCTGCTGGACATGGGTCCGTACTACCTGACCTCGCTGTTCCACCTGCTCGGCCCGGTCAAGCGCGTCTCGGGCGCGTCATCGCGGCCGAAGTCGCTGCGCCGCATCGCGACGGGACCGCGCGCCGGCGAAGACATCCCCGTCGAGGTCGACACCCACGTCACCGGCGTGCTCGAGCACGTCGATGGGGCGATCTCGACCGTGACCTTCAGCTTCGATGCCGCGGCCACGCAGGCGGCGCCCATCGAGGTGCACGGCGAGACCGGCACGCTCTCACTGCCGGACCCCAACCACTTCGACGGCGAGGTGCGGCTGCGTCGCCCGCGCGAGGACGCCTGGAGCACCCTGCCGGCGAGCGCGGGTTACGAGAACGGATCGCGCGGCATCGGACTGCTCGACTTCGTGGCCGGCGGTGCACGCTCGGACGGCTCGATCGCCCTGCACGTGCTGGAGATCATGACCGCACTGCTGGAGTCGGCGCGCACGGGCGAGCGCATCGAACTCACCACCACCGCCGAGCGTCCGCCGCTCGTTCCTCTCACCACTCGCGAGCAGTGGGGTCGGACCTGA
- a CDS encoding ThuA domain-containing protein: MTTTRKALVVRGGWDGHHPIEATEIFIPFLQEQGFEVQVEESNAIYTDQAVMDATDLIVQSVTMSEISREAFAGLRRAVERGTGLAGWHGGIADSYRNSSDYLQLIGGQFATHPSKHPDACVGDESDNFLPYTVELTDLGRGHEILSGLDDFTLDTEQYWVLADDLNDVLATTTHPVQPYHPWHRPIVSPAVWTRLWGAGRIFVATPGHSPEVLRDTNVRTIIERGMLWASRTVSE; encoded by the coding sequence ATGACCACGACCCGCAAGGCGCTCGTCGTCCGAGGAGGATGGGACGGGCACCATCCCATCGAGGCGACGGAGATCTTCATCCCCTTCCTGCAGGAGCAGGGATTCGAGGTGCAGGTCGAGGAGTCGAACGCGATCTACACCGATCAGGCGGTGATGGACGCCACCGATCTCATCGTGCAGTCCGTGACGATGTCGGAGATCTCCCGCGAGGCCTTCGCAGGGCTGCGTCGCGCGGTCGAGCGCGGCACGGGCCTCGCCGGCTGGCACGGCGGCATCGCCGACTCGTACCGCAACAGCTCCGACTACCTGCAGCTGATCGGTGGACAGTTCGCCACGCATCCGTCGAAGCATCCGGACGCCTGCGTCGGCGACGAGTCCGACAACTTCCTCCCGTACACGGTCGAGCTGACCGACCTGGGTCGCGGCCACGAGATCCTGAGCGGTCTGGACGACTTCACGCTCGACACCGAGCAGTACTGGGTGCTCGCCGACGACCTCAACGACGTGCTCGCCACCACCACGCACCCCGTGCAGCCGTACCACCCGTGGCATCGGCCGATCGTGTCGCCTGCGGTGTGGACGCGGCTGTGGGGCGCGGGCCGCATCTTCGTGGCGACCCCCGGGCACAGCCCCGAGGTGCTGCGCGACACCAACGTACGAACGATCATCGAGAGAGGAATGCTGTGGGCGAGCCGCACGGTATCGGAATAG